The following coding sequences lie in one Allorhizobium pseudoryzae genomic window:
- a CDS encoding ABC transporter substrate-binding protein, with amino-acid sequence MTFVIPSKLFGVLLSGAVAWTTLACAPALHAAEDKTLVVRFYDDPAGFDPANIFRIENENIAFNIFSGLTTYDSKTGKIIPDLAESWETKDNLTWTFRLRKGVQWQKGYGEFTAADVIYSYKRVLDPQTASPYASELAGIDTMEAPDPYTLIIRLKAPNGGFLHTVANYHQGQIVKKEAVEAAGNQVRWKPVGTGPYALESIDVNSRIVLKRHEGYYKGPAPIATLDFHIIKDDATAAIALRNGEIDVLMRQSKEEQLQILKEAGFKMNHVDNYASSLKVMNLSDPILKDVRVRQAIAHAIDYAAITEAIAPSLQGTATSLLMPWMDVYSKDAPTYGYDPEKAKKLLAEAGYPDGFVLKTLGTSAQGVTEQQQFEIDYLSQVGIKMELELVDTPTFNQRRNKGDFMTASRLLPAINPDMILFSYLHPSNIAPKGLNGARYDNPELTATIEAARAEAEPERRMELYAKAQKIAMTDLPYLPATSSNVFWPSKTEVNGVTINYLAQVNFWEVTK; translated from the coding sequence ATGACATTCGTGATTCCTTCCAAGCTGTTTGGCGTCCTTCTGAGCGGCGCCGTCGCGTGGACGACGCTGGCCTGCGCCCCGGCGCTTCATGCGGCAGAAGACAAGACCCTGGTGGTGCGTTTCTATGATGACCCAGCAGGCTTCGATCCGGCCAATATCTTCCGCATCGAGAACGAGAACATCGCCTTCAACATCTTCAGCGGCCTGACGACCTACGACAGCAAGACCGGAAAGATCATCCCGGATCTGGCCGAATCCTGGGAAACCAAGGACAACCTCACCTGGACCTTCCGCCTGCGCAAGGGCGTTCAGTGGCAGAAGGGATATGGCGAATTCACCGCGGCCGACGTGATCTACAGCTACAAGCGCGTTCTCGATCCTCAGACAGCATCGCCTTACGCTTCGGAACTGGCCGGCATCGACACGATGGAGGCACCCGACCCCTATACCCTGATCATCCGCCTCAAAGCGCCCAATGGCGGCTTCCTGCACACCGTGGCGAATTACCATCAGGGCCAGATCGTCAAGAAGGAGGCCGTCGAAGCGGCCGGGAACCAGGTGCGCTGGAAGCCGGTGGGCACCGGCCCCTATGCCCTCGAGTCGATCGACGTCAATTCGCGGATCGTGCTGAAGCGGCACGAGGGCTACTACAAGGGCCCGGCACCGATCGCCACGCTCGACTTCCATATCATCAAGGATGATGCCACCGCCGCGATTGCGCTGCGCAATGGCGAGATCGACGTGCTGATGCGCCAGAGCAAGGAGGAGCAGCTTCAGATCCTGAAGGAGGCCGGGTTCAAGATGAACCACGTCGACAACTATGCCTCCTCGCTGAAGGTGATGAACCTTTCCGATCCGATCCTGAAGGACGTGCGGGTGCGCCAGGCGATTGCCCATGCAATCGATTATGCGGCGATCACCGAGGCGATCGCGCCCTCGCTGCAGGGCACTGCAACCTCGCTGCTGATGCCGTGGATGGATGTCTATTCCAAGGATGCACCGACTTATGGCTACGATCCGGAAAAGGCCAAGAAGCTTCTGGCAGAGGCCGGCTATCCCGATGGGTTCGTCCTGAAAACGCTCGGCACCTCCGCACAAGGCGTAACCGAGCAACAGCAGTTCGAGATCGACTACCTCAGCCAGGTGGGGATCAAGATGGAGCTTGAACTCGTCGATACGCCGACCTTCAACCAGCGGCGCAACAAGGGGGACTTCATGACGGCGAGCCGCCTTCTGCCGGCCATCAACCCCGACATGATCCTGTTCAGCTACCTGCACCCCTCCAATATTGCGCCGAAGGGCCTCAACGGTGCGCGCTACGACAATCCGGAACTGACGGCGACGATCGAAGCCGCCCGTGCCGAAGCCGAGCCGGAGCGGCGCATGGAACTCTATGCGAAGGCGCAGAAGATCGCGATGACCGATCTGCCCTATCTGCCGGCGACGTCCAGCAATGTCTTCTGGCCCAGCAAGACCGAGGTCAATGGCGTCACCATCAACTACCTCGCCCAAGTGAATTTCTGGGAAGTCACCAAGTAA
- a CDS encoding TRAP transporter substrate-binding protein, protein MSSSPMMKRLMATTVGVAAMLASCALPASAQDKTINLKISLWVPPVHPLVKSTQEWADSIAKASGGTITATVFPAEQLGKAFDHYDMVRDGIADVGYVSPGYQPGRFPVINAAQLPFTVSNATGGAAAVDSWYRKYAPKEMADTHFCMAFVHDPGALHSTRKKITLPSDVKGLKVRPAQQTMGELVTTLGGTNVQASAPESRDALERGIADAITFPWNSIFLFGIDKVTKYTLDVPLYTTAYTWTMNKDVYDGASSAQKKVLDDHCTSEWAVKLSSAWTEFEHAGREKMKKAPGHEVVELTPDQVDEWRKAVAPLQASWEKQVAAKGYDPAEVLGDLKKALADNKAAF, encoded by the coding sequence ATGTCTAGCAGTCCTATGATGAAACGCCTGATGGCGACGACGGTCGGTGTCGCTGCCATGCTGGCATCGTGCGCCCTGCCGGCATCCGCGCAGGACAAGACCATCAACCTGAAGATCTCGCTGTGGGTGCCGCCGGTGCATCCCCTGGTGAAATCGACCCAGGAATGGGCGGACAGCATCGCCAAGGCGTCGGGCGGCACGATCACCGCCACCGTCTTCCCGGCCGAGCAACTCGGCAAGGCGTTCGACCACTACGACATGGTGCGCGACGGGATCGCCGATGTCGGTTACGTCAGCCCCGGCTACCAGCCGGGCCGCTTCCCGGTTATCAATGCCGCCCAGCTTCCCTTCACCGTCTCGAACGCCACGGGCGGTGCAGCCGCCGTCGACAGCTGGTACCGGAAATACGCTCCGAAGGAGATGGCAGACACGCATTTCTGCATGGCCTTCGTGCATGATCCGGGCGCACTGCATTCGACGCGGAAGAAGATCACTCTGCCTTCCGACGTCAAGGGACTGAAGGTCCGCCCCGCCCAGCAGACCATGGGTGAACTGGTGACGACACTGGGCGGCACCAATGTTCAGGCCTCGGCGCCCGAATCCCGCGATGCGCTGGAACGCGGCATTGCCGACGCCATCACCTTCCCCTGGAACTCGATCTTCCTCTTCGGCATCGACAAGGTAACGAAGTACACGCTCGACGTGCCGCTCTACACCACCGCCTATACCTGGACGATGAACAAGGACGTGTACGACGGGGCATCGTCCGCCCAGAAGAAGGTTCTGGACGACCATTGCACCTCCGAATGGGCAGTGAAGCTCTCGTCCGCCTGGACCGAGTTCGAACATGCCGGCCGCGAGAAGATGAAGAAGGCCCCCGGCCATGAGGTCGTCGAGCTGACGCCCGATCAGGTCGACGAATGGCGCAAGGCGGTCGCGCCGCTTCAGGCAAGCTGGGAAAAGCAGGTCGCCGCCAAGGGCTATGATCCGGCTGAGGTTCTGGGCGACCTGAAGAAGGCGCTTGCCGACAACAAGGCGGCGTTCTGA
- a CDS encoding ABC transporter permease → MLTYSFKRVVQLLVTVLGVVTLVFFTMRLIPGDPISAMAGDNLSGAALDRMRSQMGLNDPLLVQYLAYLARLAVLDFGNTVTTKLPIIDLIVGALPITVSIAVGTIILTVAIAIPLGTLAAYMAHKGNRVLDNVITGVAMVLDLMPPFWTSLVCLLIFSLTLGWFPASGTVTIDDPVTLLRRVALPVLVLSMAQVATLARITRTAVLEVLNEDYVRTARSMGWSELRVLFRHALKNSALPIVTVIGLSFGNLLNGTVIVEFIFTLPGIGNLLVGGMNSRDYQMVQTLIVFYAMIFVVINFATDLIYRVFDPRVQF, encoded by the coding sequence ATGCTGACCTACAGTTTCAAGCGCGTCGTTCAACTCCTGGTCACTGTTCTCGGTGTCGTGACGCTCGTCTTCTTCACCATGCGTCTCATTCCGGGTGACCCGATCTCCGCCATGGCCGGCGACAATCTCTCCGGTGCGGCACTCGACCGGATGCGCAGTCAGATGGGTCTGAACGATCCGCTTCTGGTCCAGTACCTCGCCTATCTCGCGCGGCTTGCGGTGCTCGATTTCGGCAACACGGTCACCACCAAGCTGCCGATCATCGACCTGATCGTCGGTGCGCTGCCGATTACGGTTTCAATTGCGGTCGGAACCATCATTCTGACCGTCGCGATCGCCATTCCACTTGGAACGCTGGCGGCCTACATGGCGCACAAGGGTAACCGCGTGCTGGACAATGTCATCACAGGGGTCGCGATGGTGCTCGACCTGATGCCGCCCTTCTGGACCTCGCTGGTCTGTCTTCTCATCTTCTCGCTGACGCTGGGCTGGTTTCCCGCCAGCGGAACGGTGACCATCGATGATCCCGTCACGCTTCTGCGCCGGGTGGCGTTGCCGGTGCTGGTCCTGTCGATGGCCCAGGTCGCGACGCTCGCCCGCATCACCCGGACCGCGGTGCTGGAAGTGCTGAACGAGGATTATGTGCGCACCGCCCGCTCCATGGGCTGGTCGGAACTGCGTGTGCTCTTCCGCCATGCCCTGAAGAATTCGGCATTGCCGATCGTAACCGTGATCGGGCTCAGCTTCGGCAATCTGCTGAACGGCACCGTGATCGTCGAGTTCATTTTCACCCTGCCGGGCATCGGCAACCTGCTGGTCGGCGGCATGAACAGCCGCGACTACCAGATGGTCCAGACCCTCATCGTCTTCTACGCCATGATCTTCGTCGTCATCAATTTTGCGACGGACCTGATCTACCGCGTCTTTGACCCCCGCGTGCAGTTCTGA
- a CDS encoding ketopantoate reductase family protein, which yields MGSLFAGRLAAAGEDVSLVEVNSAQIDAVRERGLLLTIDGKDESHVVPIGPAEIYSGFFDLVIVFTKGMHTEAAVKAASHLIGPDTLALTVQNGLGNVEMIETVVPRERIIKGMTNWPATVLGMGHVTIPGSGEVHLWPAAGGSSPQFEAVCHALDKAGLNCSADRSVDTSIWEKVSFNAALNSVAAVTGMTVGEMGDSVEAREVVFSILREALATASALGIAVDGERTRASVEYALANHRHHKPSMLQDRLSGRPMEIDTITGSVAAEAERHGVPAPVTATMARLLRLIDMGP from the coding sequence ATGGGAAGCTTGTTTGCCGGTCGCCTCGCGGCCGCCGGAGAGGATGTTTCCCTGGTCGAGGTCAATTCCGCGCAGATTGACGCGGTGCGAGAACGGGGCTTGCTGCTGACGATCGACGGGAAAGATGAGAGCCACGTGGTGCCCATCGGCCCGGCGGAGATCTATTCCGGTTTCTTCGACCTGGTGATCGTCTTCACCAAGGGCATGCACACCGAGGCGGCGGTCAAGGCGGCGTCGCACCTGATCGGGCCGGATACCCTGGCGCTGACGGTGCAGAACGGACTTGGCAATGTCGAGATGATTGAAACTGTCGTTCCCCGCGAACGGATCATCAAGGGCATGACCAACTGGCCGGCCACGGTTCTTGGTATGGGTCATGTGACGATACCCGGCTCGGGCGAGGTTCATCTCTGGCCAGCCGCCGGGGGAAGCTCGCCTCAGTTCGAGGCGGTGTGCCACGCGCTCGACAAGGCCGGTCTCAACTGCTCTGCGGATCGGTCGGTTGATACCTCCATCTGGGAAAAGGTGTCCTTCAATGCCGCGCTGAACTCCGTTGCCGCGGTGACCGGCATGACGGTGGGTGAGATGGGCGACAGCGTGGAGGCACGCGAGGTCGTCTTCTCGATCCTGCGGGAAGCGCTTGCCACGGCGTCTGCCCTTGGCATCGCGGTCGATGGCGAGCGGACACGAGCGTCTGTCGAATACGCCCTGGCAAACCATCGCCATCACAAGCCGTCGATGCTGCAGGACAGACTTTCGGGCCGCCCCATGGAAATCGACACCATTACCGGCTCTGTCGCGGCGGAAGCCGAGCGTCACGGCGTGCCGGCGCCGGTAACCGCGACCATGGCAAGACTATTGCGCCTGATCGACATGGGACCGTGA
- a CDS encoding isochorismatase family protein has protein sequence MEYGWEPYLSERDKKHSELWGKKELNGFGEKPALLLIDIYYSVLGLKREDIFESMKTWRGSTGLEGWEAVDKTAELLAVARASGIPVIHVKGLHSGVNSWGRRNRPKPTMPQEMIEKGQQIVDEVKPIAGELVIEKAAPSAFQGTPLAFQLQSLGIDTLIVCGETTSGCVRASVVDGATARFRMGVVKECVFDRTEASHYINLYDMHHKYADVVNLDMAKQYLAGFADKTPMLKAS, from the coding sequence ATGGAATACGGATGGGAGCCCTATCTTTCGGAGCGCGACAAGAAGCATTCGGAGCTTTGGGGAAAGAAGGAACTGAACGGCTTCGGCGAGAAACCGGCGCTGCTTCTGATTGACATCTATTATTCTGTCCTCGGCCTGAAGCGCGAGGACATCTTCGAATCCATGAAGACCTGGCGCGGATCGACCGGTCTCGAAGGCTGGGAAGCCGTCGACAAGACCGCCGAGCTTCTGGCGGTGGCACGGGCATCCGGCATTCCCGTCATTCACGTCAAGGGCCTGCATTCGGGTGTGAATTCCTGGGGCCGACGCAACCGCCCGAAGCCGACCATGCCGCAGGAGATGATCGAGAAGGGTCAGCAGATCGTCGATGAAGTGAAGCCGATTGCCGGAGAACTGGTAATCGAGAAGGCAGCACCCTCGGCCTTCCAGGGCACGCCGCTCGCGTTTCAGCTGCAAAGCCTCGGCATCGATACGCTGATCGTCTGCGGTGAAACCACGTCGGGCTGCGTCCGGGCCTCCGTCGTCGATGGCGCGACCGCCCGCTTCCGCATGGGCGTCGTCAAGGAATGCGTCTTCGACCGCACCGAAGCCTCCCACTACATCAACCTCTACGACATGCATCACAAGTATGCCGATGTGGTCAACCTCGACATGGCGAAACAGTATCTCGCCGGCTTCGCCGACAAGACGCCGATGCTGAAGGCCAGCTGA
- a CDS encoding LysR substrate-binding domain-containing protein encodes MHLPQLHLLRSFSEAARLGSFSQAAENLNVTQSAVSQQIRQLEQLVGTPLFQRVGRQVTLTDFGRVYLELVRGPIAALEEGHTALRAMTGRNSVVLRLSRSFALNWLMPRMPELARRHPDISVTSLYLNPGDTLDANISDAVVLSSTRQSELSDFIVEPLFVTALCPVASPDFGPVDIERLSSYPIIHTLRRYNDWKVWCDAAGIPPVPLDHGWSFESSSMSYAAAEHGLGIVMAEMEFVAEAIAQGRLRPVSPIVVGSEHHFHIAYTRSRFARPAIQKFRAWLSEHMRDLGHS; translated from the coding sequence ATGCATCTGCCCCAGCTTCATCTTTTGCGCTCCTTCTCCGAGGCGGCCCGCCTGGGCAGCTTTTCGCAGGCGGCCGAGAATTTGAACGTGACGCAGTCGGCCGTCAGCCAGCAGATCCGCCAGTTGGAGCAGTTGGTGGGCACGCCGCTCTTCCAGCGGGTGGGCCGGCAGGTGACGCTAACGGATTTCGGCCGGGTCTATCTGGAACTGGTGCGCGGGCCGATTGCCGCGCTGGAGGAGGGCCATACGGCGCTGCGCGCCATGACCGGCCGCAATTCCGTGGTGCTTCGGCTGTCGCGGTCTTTCGCGCTCAACTGGCTGATGCCGCGCATGCCGGAACTGGCGCGCCGTCATCCCGATATTTCGGTGACATCGCTCTATCTCAATCCGGGCGACACTCTGGATGCCAATATCAGTGACGCCGTCGTCCTCTCCAGCACGCGGCAAAGCGAGCTCTCGGATTTCATCGTCGAGCCGCTGTTCGTCACCGCGCTCTGCCCCGTCGCCTCGCCCGATTTCGGGCCCGTCGATATCGAACGATTATCGAGCTATCCGATCATCCATACGCTGCGACGCTATAATGACTGGAAAGTCTGGTGCGATGCGGCGGGAATTCCTCCCGTTCCTCTCGATCACGGCTGGTCCTTCGAAAGTTCCAGCATGTCCTATGCGGCCGCCGAGCATGGCCTGGGCATCGTGATGGCGGAAATGGAATTCGTTGCCGAAGCGATCGCTCAAGGCAGGCTTCGCCCGGTGTCGCCAATCGTCGTCGGCTCCGAACATCACTTTCACATTGCCTATACGCGCAGCCGTTTTGCCCGTCCCGCCATCCAAAAATTCCGGGCCTGGCTATCTGAGCACATGCGTGATCTCGGTCATTCTTGA
- a CDS encoding MarR family winged helix-turn-helix transcriptional regulator, whose product MAKTLAKPKLELVKGEDSDVLIPEAFRNVLGYHLRVAQEASFQAFSMAVDKADLKPGWYSILTILAEYEELTPSDLSRVCGRDRSTLTATLKGLSIRGLIERHQNPDDQRSYSVRLTAEGLKMQRRLHAIAHQHDQRLDEIVGEDKDVVLAVLARIVNALATG is encoded by the coding sequence ATGGCAAAGACGTTGGCAAAACCGAAACTGGAACTGGTCAAAGGGGAAGACAGTGACGTCCTGATCCCCGAAGCCTTCCGCAACGTGCTCGGTTACCATCTCCGAGTGGCACAGGAAGCCTCCTTCCAGGCATTCAGCATGGCTGTCGACAAGGCGGATCTGAAGCCCGGCTGGTACTCCATCCTGACCATCCTGGCGGAATATGAGGAACTGACACCCTCGGACCTCAGCCGTGTCTGCGGTCGTGATCGCTCGACGCTGACGGCGACGCTGAAGGGGCTTTCCATCCGCGGCTTGATCGAACGGCATCAGAACCCGGACGACCAGCGCAGCTACAGTGTTCGGCTGACTGCGGAAGGGCTCAAGATGCAGCGCCGTCTGCACGCGATCGCACACCAGCATGACCAGCGGCTGGACGAGATCGTCGGCGAGGACAAGGACGTCGTGCTGGCCGTGCTAGCCCGCATCGTCAATGCGCTCGCCACCGGCTGA